In a genomic window of Neisseria flavescens:
- a CDS encoding basic amino acid/polyamine antiporter, with protein sequence MSQKSQIGLVALTALVISSMIGSGIFSLPQNMAAVAGSQALLLGWLITGVGIIFLGLSFSALSKLKPELDGGIYTYARDGFGDLMGFFSAWGYWLCTTVGIVGYLVVAFEAVGGFVDTPDSVIFGKGNTFAAFVGESVIVWLIYWLVVRGIKEAAGVNLIATAVKVFPLILFIGMAAYFFQTEVFMSDWTGASLATPENPDVSLMTQVKNTMLITLWVFTGIEGAAVLSKHARSRADVGRATIIGVSLTLAMYVAITVLAQGILPRVDIAAMANPSMAGVLAHMVGPWGKVLISFCLIVSVLSSYLSWTLYATEIPHMGARNGAFPKSFIPLNKNEVPQGSLMFTTLTVQLCLLLVWLKGEDYSALLMVSTSMILIPYLLIGAYLLKLSLTQKAAAKYRLIGAAATLYAAWIVYAAGTEYLLLSVLLYLPGVLLFLYSQKKHYGSCQFNRMEKAVLVLLLILAVPAVQQFVASLQV encoded by the coding sequence ATGTCGCAAAAATCTCAAATCGGCTTGGTCGCGCTGACGGCCTTGGTTATCAGTTCCATGATTGGTTCGGGTATTTTCAGCCTGCCGCAGAATATGGCTGCCGTTGCAGGTTCGCAGGCTTTGCTGCTGGGCTGGCTGATTACCGGTGTGGGCATTATCTTTCTCGGCCTGTCATTTTCGGCCTTGTCCAAACTTAAGCCCGAATTGGATGGCGGTATTTATACGTACGCCCGCGACGGCTTCGGCGATTTGATGGGTTTTTTCTCAGCGTGGGGCTATTGGCTTTGCACCACGGTCGGTATTGTCGGCTATTTGGTGGTTGCGTTTGAAGCAGTAGGTGGATTTGTCGATACGCCGGACAGCGTGATTTTCGGTAAAGGCAACACATTTGCTGCTTTTGTCGGTGAATCGGTAATTGTATGGCTGATTTACTGGTTGGTGGTGCGCGGTATTAAAGAAGCGGCAGGAGTGAACCTGATTGCGACAGCAGTCAAAGTATTTCCGCTGATTTTATTTATCGGTATGGCAGCCTATTTCTTTCAAACCGAAGTGTTTATGTCCGATTGGACAGGGGCAAGCCTTGCTACGCCTGAAAATCCTGATGTCAGCCTGATGACGCAGGTGAAAAACACAATGCTGATTACGCTGTGGGTGTTTACCGGTATTGAGGGTGCGGCGGTTTTGTCCAAGCATGCGCGAAGTCGTGCTGATGTCGGTCGGGCAACCATTATCGGAGTCAGCTTGACGCTGGCGATGTATGTGGCAATTACTGTCTTGGCTCAAGGCATTTTGCCTCGTGTGGATATTGCAGCAATGGCTAATCCGTCTATGGCGGGCGTGTTGGCGCACATGGTCGGCCCTTGGGGTAAAGTGCTGATTTCTTTCTGCCTGATTGTGTCTGTGCTGTCGTCTTATTTAAGCTGGACGCTGTATGCGACCGAGATTCCGCACATGGGTGCGAGAAACGGTGCATTTCCAAAATCGTTTATCCCGTTGAATAAAAACGAAGTGCCGCAGGGTTCGTTGATGTTTACCACCTTGACCGTGCAGTTGTGCCTATTGCTGGTGTGGTTAAAAGGTGAGGATTATTCTGCCTTGCTGATGGTATCGACTTCCATGATTTTGATACCGTATCTGTTAATTGGTGCATATCTGCTCAAATTATCGCTGACACAAAAGGCTGCGGCAAAATACCGTCTTATCGGCGCGGCAGCAACGCTTTATGCGGCTTGGATTGTCTATGCGGCAGGCACGGAATATTTGCTGCTTTCAGTCTTGCTCTATTTGCCCGGCGTATTGCTGTTTCTCTATTCGCAAAAGAAACACTACGGAAGTTGTCAGTTCAACCGTATGGAAAAAGCCGTACTGGTATTGCTGTTGATTTTGGCTGTGCCGGCCGTACAGCAGTTTGTCGCTAGCTTACAAGTGTAA
- a CDS encoding homocysteine S-methyltransferase family protein, protein MTVTILDGGMGRELHRRGAPFRQPEWSALALMETPEIVRETHLDFLRAGAQVVTTNSYALVPFHIGQERFDARAAEWARQAGRLAREAVEQSGTAAKVAASLPPLFGSYRPDLFDKQVAPALARPLISGLMPFADIWLAETVSSLEEARFWRSSLPDDGKPFWVSFTLEDTMPHDVPVLRSGENVHEAADFAVEIGAAAMLFNCSQPEVMAEALKVAHEAQGRLKLGVYANAFEPVQGQMNEANDGLDPIRADATPENYLAWARKWADLGAEIIGGCCGIAPEHIRALAQGFKAV, encoded by the coding sequence ATGACGGTAACGATTTTAGACGGCGGAATGGGGCGTGAACTGCATCGGCGCGGCGCACCGTTTCGTCAGCCGGAATGGTCTGCTTTGGCTTTGATGGAAACGCCGGAGATTGTACGCGAAACGCATTTGGACTTTCTTCGCGCAGGCGCACAAGTAGTTACGACCAACAGCTATGCGCTTGTTCCGTTTCATATCGGGCAGGAGCGCTTTGATGCTCGAGCTGCCGAATGGGCAAGGCAGGCCGGCCGTTTGGCGCGTGAAGCGGTGGAACAAAGCGGGACTGCTGCAAAAGTAGCCGCAAGCCTGCCGCCGTTGTTCGGTTCTTACCGCCCTGACTTGTTTGACAAACAAGTCGCACCTGCTTTGGCGCGCCCTTTAATATCGGGTTTGATGCCGTTTGCTGATATTTGGTTGGCAGAAACCGTATCCAGCTTGGAAGAAGCGCGTTTCTGGCGCAGTAGTCTGCCTGATGATGGTAAGCCGTTTTGGGTGTCGTTTACTTTGGAAGATACGATGCCGCATGATGTACCGGTGTTGCGTTCGGGAGAAAACGTGCACGAAGCGGCGGATTTCGCGGTAGAGATAGGTGCGGCGGCAATGTTGTTCAATTGCAGTCAGCCTGAAGTGATGGCGGAAGCTTTGAAAGTGGCACATGAAGCCCAAGGCCGTCTGAAACTGGGTGTTTACGCCAATGCATTTGAACCGGTACAAGGACAGATGAACGAGGCCAACGACGGTTTGGATCCGATTCGTGCCGATGCTACGCCGGAAAATTATTTGGCGTGGGCGAGGAAATGGGCGGATTTGGGTGCTGAAATCATCGGCGGGTGCTGCGGTATCGCACCTGAACATATCCGTGCGTTGGCGCAAGGATTTAAGGCCGTCTGA